The following proteins are encoded in a genomic region of Cryptomeria japonica chromosome 11, Sugi_1.0, whole genome shotgun sequence:
- the LOC131062334 gene encoding probable inactive purple acid phosphatase 24: MPLHAHISSIDSTGTSMKVTWISGSNGDQYLQYASGKTSKSTVTTFTQADMCGGPLIPSPATDFGWHDPGYIHTALMTGLLPSQKYVYRYGSDNVGWSDHVQFSTPPAAGASHIKFLAFGDMGKAPLDASDEHYIQPGSLGVIKAMTEEEDVDSVFHIGDISYATGFLVEWDFFLHMISPLASRVSYMTAIGNHERDFPGSNSVYELTDSGGECGVAYERYFPMPTQTEDKPWYSVSQGPVHFTVISTEHDWSAGSEQYEWIEQDLASVDRKQTPWLVFTGHRPMYSSIHNNVDPKFVAAIEPLLPKYQVDLVLWGHVHNYERTCALFNDDCKALPEKDVNGVDTYHTMNYSAPIHVVIGMAGFSLDEFESNPSNWSLVRYSEFGYSRVNATTEEFLFEVN; the protein is encoded by the exons ATGCCTCTTCACGCTCATATTTCCAGCATAGATTCTACAGGAACATCG ATGAAAGTGACATGGATCAGTGGAAGCAATGGCGATCAATATCTACAGTATGCATCTGGGAAGACTTCCAAGTCCACTGTTACTACCTTCACTCAAGCTGATATGTGTG GTGGCCCTCTAATTCCAAGCCCTGCCACCGATTTTGGATGGCATGATCCTGGATACATTCACACGGCCTTAATGACTGGACTTCTTCCCTCTCAGAAATATGTTTACAGATATGGAAG TGATAATGTGGGCTGGAGTGATCATGTACAATTTTCCACCCCTCCTGCAGCAGGTGCAAGCCACATAAAATTTCTTGCATTTGGGGACATGGGGAAAGCTCCTCTTGATGCATCTGATGAGCATTACATTCAG CCAGGGTCATTAGGAGTTATAAAGGCCATGACAGAAGAAGAAGATGTGGATTCTGTGTTCCATATTGGAGATATCAGCTATGCAACGGGATTTCTTGTTGAATGGGACTTCTTCCTCCATATGATCTCTCCACTTGCTTCCCGGGTATCTTACATGACTGCCATTGGAAATCACGAAAG AGACTTTCCGGGCAGTAACTCGGTATACGAGCTGACAGACTCTGGAGGAGAATGTGGTGTTGCTTATGAGAGATATTTTCCTATGCCGACACAAACAGAGGACAAACCATGGTACTCGGTCAGTCAAGGGCCAGTGCATTTCACTGTAATTTCTACCGAGCATGACTGGAGTGCAGGTAGTGAACAG TATGAATGGATCGAGCAGGACTTGGCTTCTGTGGACCGCAAGCAAACACCGTGGCTTGTTTTCACAGG ACATCGACCCATGTATTCGAGTATACACAATAATGTAGATCCCAAATTTGTTGCAGCCATTGAACCACTTCTTCCCAAGTACCAG GTTGATTTGGTGCTGTGGGGCCATGTTCACAACTATGAACGAACATGTGCTCTATTTAATGATGACTGCAAAGCTCTTCCTGAGAAGGATGTGAACGGAGTGGATACATATCACACCATGAATTATAGCGCACCCATTCATGTCGTTATTGGGATGGCAGGATTTTCTCTCGATGAATTTGAATCTAAC CCATCTAACTGGAGTTTGGTACGTTACTCGGAGTTTGGGTATTCTCGAGTGAATGCCACGACGGAAGAATTCCTGTTCGAGGtgaattag